One window of Nocardioides dongkuii genomic DNA carries:
- a CDS encoding LLM class flavin-dependent oxidoreductase, whose protein sequence is MQVGMTLPVMEPDLWADEGTLEAWARATDEGPFSSVCFGERVAFDNPETLTLLGAVAAWTRRVRIATTVVVPQLHDPVLLAKALATGDRLSGGRLSVGLGVGGREEDYRAAGADPATQTIRELADRAAVLRAVWRGEHDTGSVRRVGPPPAQDGGPELLVGTMGPRTIRNAAGWADGLAGVTLDLDTAAVGRLFDLARTAWADAGRPAPRLTTSFWFALEETSDGDPRAQVHRHLRHYMNWLPAGLVDAMAPATGFAGTGRQLVETLRRFADLGTDEVQLIPTCSDVAQVHRVAELIASAPAG, encoded by the coding sequence GTGCAGGTGGGGATGACGTTGCCGGTGATGGAGCCGGACCTCTGGGCGGACGAGGGGACGCTGGAGGCGTGGGCCCGGGCGACGGACGAGGGGCCGTTCTCGTCGGTGTGCTTCGGGGAGCGGGTGGCCTTCGACAACCCGGAGACCCTGACCCTGCTGGGGGCGGTGGCGGCGTGGACGCGGCGGGTGCGGATCGCGACGACCGTCGTCGTGCCGCAGCTGCACGACCCGGTGCTGCTCGCGAAGGCGCTCGCCACCGGTGACCGGCTCAGCGGCGGCCGGCTCTCGGTGGGGTTGGGGGTGGGCGGCCGCGAGGAGGACTACCGGGCCGCGGGCGCCGACCCGGCGACGCAGACGATCCGAGAGCTGGCCGACCGCGCCGCGGTGCTGCGCGCGGTCTGGCGCGGGGAGCACGACACCGGGTCGGTACGCCGTGTCGGCCCGCCGCCGGCGCAGGACGGCGGCCCGGAGCTGCTCGTCGGCACGATGGGTCCGCGGACGATCCGGAACGCCGCGGGCTGGGCCGACGGCCTGGCCGGCGTCACCCTCGACCTCGACACGGCGGCGGTCGGCCGCCTCTTCGACCTGGCCCGGACGGCGTGGGCCGACGCCGGCCGTCCGGCGCCGCGGCTGACCACGTCGTTCTGGTTCGCGCTCGAGGAGACCTCGGACGGCGACCCGCGCGCCCAGGTGCACCGGCACCTGCGCCACTACATGAACTGGCTCCCTGCCGGCCTCGTCGACGCGATGGCACCGGCCACGGGCTTCGCCGGCACCGGCCGGCAGCTCGTCGAGACGCTCCGGCGGTTCGCGGACCTCGGCACCGACGAGGTGCAGCTGATCCCGACGTGCTCGGACGTCGCCCAGGTGCACCGGGTCGCGGAGCTCATCGCCTCCGCACCGGCCGGGTGA
- a CDS encoding MFS transporter: MASDDSRRVSLLLGLLFGLTGMGSASAAIALPAVGAHFGIGVGDAAWTISLYALMLAVTTAVYGRVSDLVGVRTPLLVGIGLMTAGALVAAFAPSYGVLLAARLLQGAGAAAVPTLGVAILSARYDGSVRGLAFGRLAGVAAAVSCLGPLLGGAVEHAFGWRAVMAIPVLGLLVIPFLWRALVGDGSGASLDILGAVLVALTAAGLVLLVQSPSTGLVVALVGVVLMVLGAPLVALQVRRRPLDGFLPLSVIGNKTVVRSALAAAAVPAAWFGQLIAVPAVLVADGWEPWQVGLLLVPSAVVALAVPRVAGPLLDRIGASASLAVSGVAASLALLVAALGAALDLPAVLGVAVLLVTLAFGLGQPSLSAAVGAAVHVDVRGVALGIATLVFMTGGSVGSAVVGGAGDVLGVPVSLALLAVLPLLGLLALLPELKRVPEPV, encoded by the coding sequence GTGGCCTCCGACGACTCCCGACGCGTCTCGCTGCTGCTCGGGCTGCTCTTCGGCCTGACCGGCATGGGCTCGGCGTCGGCGGCGATCGCGCTGCCCGCGGTGGGCGCGCACTTCGGGATCGGCGTCGGCGACGCGGCGTGGACGATCAGCCTGTACGCGCTGATGCTCGCGGTCACGACGGCCGTCTACGGCCGGGTCTCCGACCTGGTCGGGGTGCGGACGCCGCTGCTGGTGGGCATCGGGCTGATGACCGCGGGCGCGCTCGTCGCCGCCTTCGCGCCGTCGTACGGCGTGCTGCTGGCGGCCCGGCTGCTGCAGGGCGCCGGGGCGGCCGCCGTACCCACGCTGGGGGTGGCGATCCTCAGCGCCAGGTACGACGGGTCGGTGCGCGGGCTCGCCTTCGGTCGGCTGGCCGGTGTGGCCGCCGCGGTCTCGTGCCTCGGCCCGCTGCTCGGCGGCGCGGTGGAGCACGCCTTCGGGTGGCGCGCGGTGATGGCGATCCCGGTGCTGGGGCTGCTGGTCATCCCGTTCCTGTGGCGCGCGCTGGTCGGCGACGGCTCCGGCGCGAGCCTCGACATCCTCGGCGCGGTGCTGGTCGCGCTGACCGCCGCTGGGCTGGTGCTGCTGGTGCAGTCGCCGTCCACCGGCCTGGTCGTCGCGCTGGTCGGGGTCGTGCTGATGGTGCTGGGCGCGCCGCTGGTGGCGCTGCAGGTGCGGCGCCGCCCGCTCGACGGGTTCCTGCCGCTGTCGGTGATCGGCAACAAGACCGTCGTACGCAGCGCGCTGGCGGCCGCGGCGGTGCCCGCCGCGTGGTTCGGCCAGCTGATCGCGGTGCCGGCCGTGCTCGTCGCCGACGGCTGGGAGCCGTGGCAGGTCGGGCTGCTGCTGGTGCCGAGCGCGGTCGTCGCGCTCGCCGTACCCCGGGTCGCCGGGCCGCTGCTCGACCGGATCGGCGCCTCGGCGTCCCTCGCCGTCTCCGGGGTCGCCGCCTCGCTCGCGCTGCTGGTCGCCGCGCTCGGCGCCGCGCTCGACCTCCCGGCGGTGCTCGGCGTCGCCGTACTGCTGGTGACGCTCGCCTTCGGGCTGGGCCAGCCCTCGCTCAGTGCCGCCGTCGGCGCCGCTGTCCACGTCGACGTCCGCGGCGTCGCGCTCGGCATCGCCACGCTGGTGTTCATGACCGGCGGCTCGGTCGGCTCGGCCGTCGTCGGCGGGGCCGGCGACGTGCTCGGCGTACCCGTCAGCCTCGCGCTCCTCGCCGTACTGCCCCTCCTCGGCCTGCTCGCTCTCCTCCCCGAGCTGAAGCGGGTCCCCGAGCCGGTCTGA
- a CDS encoding MarR family winged helix-turn-helix transcriptional regulator, which translates to MSERDPIREAHRQWTRHGWGDAADGMAMVTSVVRVQQLLLERIDAVLRPLDLTFARYEVLRLLSFSSAGGMPMTRLGSLLQVHATSVTSAVDRLEKQGYVGRARRDDDRRVVVASITEAGREVVETATEGLNRDVFERPGLAPQQVTALTALLGELRASAGDLVDG; encoded by the coding sequence GTGAGCGAGCGAGACCCGATCCGCGAGGCGCACCGGCAGTGGACGCGCCACGGGTGGGGCGACGCCGCCGACGGGATGGCCATGGTGACGTCCGTGGTGCGGGTCCAGCAGCTGCTCCTCGAGCGGATCGACGCGGTGCTGCGTCCCCTGGACCTGACGTTCGCCCGCTACGAGGTGCTGCGGCTGCTCTCGTTCTCCTCCGCCGGCGGCATGCCGATGACCCGCCTCGGCTCGCTGCTGCAGGTGCACGCCACCAGCGTGACCAGCGCGGTGGACCGCCTCGAGAAGCAGGGGTACGTCGGGCGCGCGCGGCGCGACGACGACCGCCGGGTCGTGGTCGCCTCCATCACCGAGGCCGGGCGCGAGGTCGTCGAGACCGCGACCGAGGGCCTCAACCGCGACGTGTTCGAGCGGCCGGGCCTCGCGCCGCAGCAGGTCACCGCGCTGACCGCGCTGCTCGGCGAGCTGCGCGCCAGCGCCGGCGACCTCGTCGACGGCTGA
- the icmF gene encoding fused isobutyryl-CoA mutase/GTPase IcmF translates to MPELHVPQHPVRLVTASSLFDGHDASINIMRRILQSQGCEVIHLGHNRSVQEVVDAALEEDVQGVAVSSYQGGHVEYFEYLVESLRAQGAGHVKVVGGGGGVIVHDEIERLRASGVTIFSPEDGQRMGLVGMISSVVRDCDVDLWAHREATAEQVLAGERAAIARAITGAESGRLPADALATLRDAAARRRTPVLGITGTGGSGKSSLTDELVRRLRVDQQDKLRVAVLAVDPTRRKGGGALLGDRIRMNSVDGDRVFFRSLATRGAHELPDHLDDVLTVIKAAGFDLVIVETPGIGQGDAAIVPFVDTSLYVMTPEFGAASQLEKIDMLDFADVVAINKFERRGAHDALRDVGRQLVRNREAFGKQPADMPVFGTSAATFNDDGVTALYQHLRGLLGEQGLPLDQGTLAPVDVRHSSTIRQVVPADRVRYLAEITDAVRGYHARTEEVAEQARRVQRLEAVAGELTAREEVDGLLEQARTNLDPTVAEQLASWPDTIRAYAEKPGRESLSGNTVPRVALPTYADHGELVRFFRREGLPGFFPFTAGVFPFKREGEDPARMFAGEGDPARTNRRFKLLSEGNEATRLSTAFDSVTLYGRDPHERPDIYGKVGTSGVSVATLDDMKQLYDGFDLLSPTTSVSMTINGPAPTVLAFFLNTVLDQAREQGVDPVEALKTVRGTVQADILKEDQGQNTCLFSTEFSLRCMADIQEWFIDQGVRNFYSVSISGYHIAEAGANPISQLAFTLANGFTYVEAYLARGMDIDDFAPNLSFFFSNGMDPEYSVIGRVARRIWAVAMRDRYGANERSQKLKYHVQTSGRSLHAQEMDFNDIRTTLQALIAIYDNANSLHTNAFDEAVTTPSEDSVRRALAIQLIINREWGLAMNENPLQGSFVIDQLTDLVEEAVLTEFDRISERGGVLGAMETGYQRGRIQDESMLYEHRKHDGTLPIVGVNTFLRKDAGDGTPDHVELARATDGEKESQLRRVRDFQTANSPESAAALARLKEAATTGENVFAVLMDAARVCSLGQVTEAFFEVGGAYRRNV, encoded by the coding sequence GTGCCCGAGCTCCATGTCCCCCAGCACCCCGTCCGCCTGGTGACGGCGTCCAGCCTCTTCGACGGCCACGACGCCTCGATCAACATCATGCGGCGGATCCTGCAGAGCCAGGGCTGCGAGGTCATCCACCTCGGCCACAACCGCTCCGTCCAGGAGGTCGTCGACGCGGCGCTCGAGGAGGACGTCCAGGGGGTCGCGGTCTCCTCCTACCAGGGCGGGCACGTCGAGTACTTCGAGTACCTCGTCGAGTCGCTCCGCGCCCAGGGCGCCGGCCACGTCAAGGTCGTCGGCGGCGGGGGCGGCGTGATCGTCCACGACGAGATCGAGCGGCTGCGGGCGAGCGGCGTCACGATCTTCTCCCCCGAGGACGGCCAGCGGATGGGCCTGGTCGGCATGATCAGCTCGGTCGTCCGCGACTGCGACGTCGACCTCTGGGCCCACCGCGAGGCGACCGCCGAGCAGGTCCTCGCCGGCGAGCGGGCCGCGATCGCCCGCGCGATCACCGGCGCCGAGTCCGGCCGGCTCCCCGCCGACGCCCTGGCGACCCTGCGCGACGCCGCCGCGCGCCGGCGTACCCCCGTCCTCGGCATCACCGGCACCGGCGGCTCCGGCAAGTCCTCCCTGACCGACGAGCTGGTACGCCGGCTCCGGGTCGACCAGCAGGACAAGCTGCGGGTCGCGGTCCTCGCGGTCGACCCCACCCGCCGCAAGGGCGGCGGCGCGCTGCTCGGCGACCGGATCCGGATGAACTCCGTCGACGGCGACCGGGTCTTCTTCCGCAGCCTCGCGACCCGCGGCGCCCACGAGCTCCCCGACCACCTCGACGACGTCCTCACCGTCATCAAGGCCGCCGGCTTCGACCTGGTCATCGTCGAGACCCCCGGCATCGGCCAGGGCGACGCCGCGATCGTGCCCTTCGTCGACACCTCCCTCTACGTGATGACGCCGGAGTTCGGCGCCGCCTCGCAGCTGGAGAAGATCGACATGCTCGACTTCGCCGACGTCGTCGCGATCAACAAGTTCGAGCGCCGCGGCGCCCACGACGCGCTGCGCGACGTCGGCCGCCAGCTGGTCCGCAACCGCGAGGCCTTCGGCAAGCAGCCCGCCGACATGCCGGTCTTCGGCACCTCCGCCGCCACCTTCAACGACGACGGCGTCACCGCGCTCTACCAGCACCTGCGCGGCCTCCTCGGCGAGCAGGGGCTCCCCCTCGACCAGGGCACGCTCGCGCCGGTCGACGTACGCCACTCCTCCACGATCCGCCAGGTCGTGCCCGCCGACCGGGTCCGCTACCTCGCCGAGATCACCGACGCGGTCCGCGGCTACCACGCCCGCACCGAGGAGGTCGCCGAGCAGGCGCGCCGCGTGCAGCGCCTCGAGGCGGTCGCCGGCGAGCTCACCGCGCGCGAGGAGGTCGACGGCCTCCTCGAGCAGGCTCGCACGAACCTCGACCCCACCGTCGCCGAGCAGCTCGCCAGCTGGCCCGACACCATCCGGGCGTACGCCGAGAAGCCCGGCCGCGAGTCGCTCTCCGGCAACACCGTCCCCCGCGTCGCGCTGCCGACGTACGCCGACCACGGCGAGCTGGTCCGCTTCTTCCGGCGCGAGGGCCTCCCGGGGTTCTTCCCGTTCACCGCCGGCGTCTTCCCGTTCAAGCGCGAGGGCGAGGACCCGGCCCGGATGTTCGCCGGCGAGGGCGACCCCGCGCGCACCAACCGCCGGTTCAAGCTCCTCTCCGAGGGCAACGAGGCGACCCGCCTGTCCACGGCGTTCGACTCGGTCACCCTCTACGGCCGCGACCCCCACGAGCGCCCCGACATCTACGGCAAGGTCGGCACGTCCGGCGTCTCCGTCGCGACGCTCGACGACATGAAGCAGCTCTACGACGGGTTCGACCTGCTCTCGCCGACGACCAGCGTGTCGATGACGATCAACGGCCCGGCGCCCACCGTGCTCGCGTTCTTCCTCAACACCGTGCTCGACCAGGCGCGCGAGCAGGGGGTCGACCCGGTGGAGGCGCTCAAGACCGTCCGCGGCACCGTCCAGGCCGACATCCTCAAGGAGGACCAGGGCCAGAACACCTGCCTGTTCTCCACCGAGTTCTCGCTGCGCTGCATGGCCGACATCCAGGAGTGGTTCATTGACCAGGGGGTCCGCAACTTCTACTCGGTGAGCATCTCCGGCTACCACATCGCCGAGGCCGGGGCGAACCCCATCAGCCAGCTCGCGTTCACCCTCGCCAACGGGTTCACGTACGTCGAGGCCTACCTCGCCCGCGGCATGGACATCGACGACTTCGCGCCCAACCTGTCGTTCTTCTTCTCCAACGGCATGGACCCGGAGTACTCCGTCATCGGCCGCGTCGCCCGCCGCATCTGGGCGGTCGCGATGCGCGACAGGTACGGCGCCAACGAGCGCTCGCAGAAGCTGAAGTACCACGTGCAGACGTCCGGTCGTTCCCTGCACGCGCAGGAGATGGACTTCAACGACATCCGCACCACGCTGCAGGCGCTGATCGCGATCTACGACAACGCCAACAGCCTGCACACCAACGCCTTCGACGAGGCGGTGACCACCCCCAGCGAGGACTCGGTACGCCGCGCGCTGGCGATCCAGCTGATCATCAACCGCGAGTGGGGGCTGGCGATGAACGAGAACCCGCTCCAGGGCTCCTTCGTCATCGACCAGCTCACCGACCTCGTGGAGGAGGCGGTGCTCACCGAGTTCGACCGGATCAGCGAGCGCGGCGGCGTCCTCGGCGCGATGGAGACCGGCTACCAGCGCGGCCGGATCCAGGACGAGTCGATGCTCTACGAGCACCGCAAGCACGACGGGACGCTGCCGATCGTCGGCGTCAACACCTTCCTCCGCAAGGACGCCGGCGACGGCACGCCCGACCACGTCGAGCTGGCCCGTGCGACCGACGGGGAGAAGGAGTCGCAGCTGCGGCGGGTCCGCGACTTCCAGACCGCGAACTCCCCGGAGTCCGCCGCCGCGCTCGCCCGGCTCAAGGAGGCCGCCACCACCGGCGAGAACGTCTTCGCCGTCCTCATGGACGCCGCCCGGGTCTGCTCCCTCGGCCAGGTCACCGAGGCGTTCTTCGAGGTCGGCGGCGCCTACCGCCGCAACGTCTGA
- a CDS encoding thioesterase family protein encodes MTTLPTYDQLADLPMYGDRSVPVAFEDINGHLNVRFYLGIASEGLDEALTEVGIPTNWVDKGFAIFSAEHHLTYVSELLTGDKVSVRVRLLGRSERAIHALAYLVDESRQRVAYVMEEIFLHIDMTTRKTSPWPEDVATKVDAKIAEHAKLPFEPTLSGSMSLR; translated from the coding sequence GTGACCACCTTGCCGACGTACGACCAGCTCGCCGACCTGCCGATGTACGGCGACCGCTCCGTCCCCGTCGCGTTCGAGGACATCAACGGCCACCTCAACGTGCGCTTCTACCTCGGCATCGCCAGCGAGGGCCTCGACGAGGCACTGACCGAGGTCGGGATCCCGACCAACTGGGTCGACAAGGGCTTCGCGATCTTCTCCGCCGAGCACCACCTGACCTACGTCTCCGAGCTGCTCACCGGCGACAAGGTCTCGGTGCGGGTCCGGCTCCTGGGCCGCTCCGAGCGGGCGATCCACGCGCTGGCGTACCTCGTCGACGAGTCCCGCCAGCGGGTCGCCTACGTGATGGAGGAGATCTTCCTCCACATCGACATGACCACCCGCAAGACCTCGCCGTGGCCCGAGGACGTCGCCACCAAGGTCGACGCCAAGATCGCCGAGCACGCGAAGCTGCCGTTCGAGCCGACGCTGTCGGGGTCCATGTCGCTGCGGTGA
- a CDS encoding helical backbone metal receptor, which translates to MTVERVVSLVPSITEALASVRPAAVVGATDWCTHPPGLEVTRVRGTKNPDLAAVRALSPDLVVVNKEENRELDVRRLRDAGVRVHVTEIETVPEAVAAFEELFDDVLGWERPDWLASARDLWCGPLPAVRRTVVVPIWRDPWMVVGSRTFTGDLARRLGLANVYADHPARYPALDVAELDAAGADVVLLPDEPYLFTPTDGPEAFSRTPVELVSGRLLTWYGPSLVDAHRSLAR; encoded by the coding sequence ATGACGGTGGAGCGCGTCGTCTCGCTGGTGCCCTCGATCACCGAGGCGCTGGCGAGCGTCCGCCCGGCTGCCGTGGTCGGCGCCACCGACTGGTGCACGCACCCGCCCGGCCTCGAGGTCACCCGCGTCCGCGGGACGAAGAACCCCGACCTCGCCGCGGTCCGCGCCCTCTCCCCCGACCTCGTCGTGGTCAACAAGGAGGAGAACCGCGAGCTCGACGTACGCCGCCTCCGCGACGCCGGCGTCCGGGTGCACGTCACCGAGATCGAGACCGTGCCGGAGGCGGTCGCGGCCTTCGAGGAGCTCTTCGACGACGTCCTGGGCTGGGAGCGGCCGGACTGGCTCGCGTCGGCCCGCGACCTGTGGTGCGGCCCGCTGCCCGCCGTACGCCGCACCGTGGTCGTCCCGATCTGGCGCGACCCCTGGATGGTCGTCGGCAGCCGCACGTTCACCGGCGATCTGGCTCGGCGCCTCGGCCTCGCCAACGTGTACGCCGACCACCCGGCGCGCTACCCGGCGCTCGACGTCGCCGAGCTGGACGCGGCGGGGGCGGACGTCGTCCTGCTGCCGGACGAGCCGTACCTGTTCACCCCCACCGACGGTCCGGAGGCGTTCAGCCGGACGCCGGTCGAGCTGGTCAGCGGGCGACTGCTGACCTGGTACGGACCGTCACTGGTCGACGCGCACCGGTCGCTGGCCCGCTAG
- a CDS encoding App1 family protein gives MSRARWALTGLERRWDSVLERRRSGRVPQHFRIVSYGGHGSGDRVVVRGRVLDDAEPPETIAGESAWAAVRRTAAGFVTNELRGVPLRVEVGGATADAVSDDDGYVRVELRGAHLEAPWTTGTLALAAPYRGIDDARVPVRIRVSDARAELGVISDLDDTVLQTGVQRTWSMVRQTLTGSVLTRTAFAGAAELYAALGRTDGRNPFFYVSSSPWNLHDFLHGFLAHRGFPPGPVLLRDFVVGGHKRDRIEEVLRTHPDLRFVLIGDSGEHDPEIYAETVRRHPGRVIAVYIREVRLDPGDGRVEAVTDAWDHEVPFVLAADSLVVARHLRGLGLLTEADVAAVAAAVRD, from the coding sequence ATGAGCCGCGCGCGGTGGGCCCTCACCGGGCTGGAGCGGCGCTGGGACAGCGTGCTGGAGCGGCGGCGCTCCGGACGCGTGCCGCAGCACTTCCGGATCGTGTCGTACGGCGGCCACGGCAGCGGCGACCGCGTGGTCGTGCGCGGCCGGGTGCTCGACGACGCGGAGCCGCCCGAGACGATCGCGGGCGAGAGCGCGTGGGCCGCGGTGCGCCGTACCGCCGCGGGCTTCGTGACCAACGAGCTCCGCGGCGTACCTCTCCGCGTCGAGGTCGGTGGGGCCACCGCGGACGCGGTCAGCGACGACGACGGGTACGTCCGCGTCGAGCTCCGCGGCGCGCACCTCGAAGCACCGTGGACGACCGGGACGCTCGCGCTCGCCGCGCCGTACCGCGGGATCGACGACGCGCGGGTGCCGGTGCGGATCCGGGTGAGCGACGCGCGCGCCGAGCTGGGCGTGATCTCCGACCTCGACGACACCGTGCTGCAGACCGGCGTGCAGCGCACCTGGTCGATGGTCCGGCAGACGCTGACCGGCTCGGTGCTCACGCGGACGGCGTTCGCGGGCGCGGCGGAGCTGTACGCGGCGCTGGGGCGCACCGACGGCCGCAACCCGTTCTTCTACGTCTCCTCGAGCCCGTGGAACCTGCACGACTTCCTGCACGGGTTCCTCGCGCACCGGGGCTTCCCGCCGGGGCCGGTGCTGCTGCGCGACTTCGTCGTCGGCGGGCACAAGCGGGACCGGATCGAGGAGGTGCTGCGCACCCACCCCGACCTGCGGTTCGTGCTGATCGGGGACTCCGGCGAGCACGACCCGGAGATCTACGCCGAGACCGTCCGCCGGCACCCCGGGCGGGTCATCGCGGTCTACATCCGCGAGGTGCGGCTGGACCCGGGCGACGGACGCGTGGAGGCCGTCACCGACGCGTGGGACCACGAGGTGCCGTTCGTGCTCGCCGCCGACTCGCTCGTCGTCGCCCGGCACCTGCGGGGGCTCGGGCTGCTGACCGAGGCCGACGTGGCCGCCGTCGCGGCGGCCGTCAGGGACTAG
- a CDS encoding enoyl-CoA hydratase-related protein: MNEELLVRREPGVVEVTFNRPERRNAFTRAMYAELRALCEELAGDTDVRALVLRGAGGKAFAAGNEITDFVEADAVAYENWIRELLEALFALPQVTIAAVDGVCVGGGLAVASHCDLRIATPGSRFGYPIARTLGNALSASIVYRTAAVFGESLTREMLLTSRLVAADRAYAVGAVLAVVDDLDAELSDLLAGLRAASGVTLRTTKSQLLDRARVAEASPRHDEATLREVYTGPDFAEGVRAFVAKEKPAFR; the protein is encoded by the coding sequence GTGAACGAGGAGCTGCTGGTCCGGCGGGAGCCGGGCGTCGTCGAGGTGACGTTCAACCGTCCGGAGCGCCGCAACGCCTTCACCCGGGCGATGTACGCCGAGCTGCGGGCGCTGTGCGAGGAGCTCGCCGGCGACACCGACGTCCGCGCCCTGGTGCTGCGGGGCGCCGGCGGCAAGGCGTTCGCGGCCGGCAACGAGATCACCGACTTCGTCGAGGCCGACGCGGTCGCCTACGAGAACTGGATCCGCGAGCTCCTCGAGGCGCTGTTCGCGCTGCCCCAGGTCACCATCGCGGCGGTCGACGGCGTCTGCGTCGGCGGCGGGCTGGCGGTCGCGTCCCACTGCGACCTGCGGATCGCGACCCCGGGCTCCCGGTTCGGCTACCCGATCGCCCGCACCCTGGGCAACGCGCTGTCGGCCTCGATCGTCTACCGCACCGCCGCCGTCTTCGGGGAGTCGCTGACCCGCGAGATGCTGCTGACCTCGCGGCTGGTCGCCGCCGACCGTGCGTACGCCGTGGGCGCGGTGCTCGCCGTCGTCGACGACCTCGACGCGGAGCTGTCCGATCTCCTCGCCGGGCTGCGCGCCGCCTCCGGCGTCACCCTGCGCACCACCAAGTCGCAGCTGCTCGACCGGGCGCGGGTGGCCGAGGCGTCGCCGCGCCACGACGAGGCGACGCTGCGCGAGGTCTACACCGGGCCGGACTTCGCCGAGGGGGTCCGCGCGTTCGTGGCCAAGGAGAAGCCGGCCTTCCGATGA
- a CDS encoding rhomboid family intramembrane serine protease: protein MPTPRSSTPVWQQALAVVGGFVLLLWVLEVVDTASGHQLDGYGVRPRDDEGLVGILFAPLLHGGWGHLSANTVPVLVLGFLVLATGLARGLAATGVIWVIGGLGTWLVAPANTVHLGASVLVFGWLTYLVVRGFVNRRGGEIVLGIVVLLVWGGLLWGVLPGAAGVSWQGHLFGAVGGVVAAWSARSLRSPA, encoded by the coding sequence ATGCCCACGCCTCGCTCGTCCACCCCGGTCTGGCAGCAGGCGCTCGCGGTGGTCGGGGGCTTCGTGCTCCTGTTGTGGGTGCTGGAGGTGGTCGACACGGCGTCCGGGCACCAGCTGGATGGGTACGGCGTGCGGCCGCGGGACGACGAGGGGCTGGTGGGGATCCTCTTCGCGCCGCTCCTGCACGGCGGGTGGGGCCACCTCAGCGCGAACACCGTGCCGGTCCTCGTCCTGGGGTTCCTCGTGCTGGCGACCGGGCTCGCGCGCGGGCTGGCCGCGACCGGCGTCATCTGGGTGATCGGGGGGCTCGGCACCTGGCTCGTGGCGCCCGCGAACACCGTCCACCTGGGCGCGTCCGTGCTGGTGTTCGGGTGGCTGACGTACCTGGTCGTGCGCGGGTTCGTGAACCGCCGGGGCGGCGAGATCGTCCTCGGGATCGTGGTCCTCCTGGTGTGGGGCGGCCTGCTGTGGGGCGTGCTGCCCGGCGCGGCCGGCGTCTCCTGGCAGGGGCACCTCTTCGGCGCGGTCGGAGGCGTCGTCGCGGCCTGGTCAGCGCGCTCGCTACGCTCCCCGGCGTGA
- a CDS encoding GIY-YIG nuclease family protein — protein sequence MAWTYILECADGSFYVGSTVDLERRLTEHSSGEGGAAYTRPRRRRPVRLAWSVEVARVEDAFALEKQIQRWGRAKRLALIEGRLGELPALARGRDRSPRR from the coding sequence ATGGCCTGGACCTACATCCTCGAGTGCGCAGACGGCTCGTTCTACGTCGGCAGCACCGTCGACCTCGAGCGCCGGCTGACGGAGCACAGCTCGGGCGAGGGCGGCGCGGCGTACACCCGTCCCCGTCGGCGGCGACCGGTGCGCCTGGCGTGGAGCGTCGAGGTGGCGCGGGTCGAGGACGCGTTCGCCCTGGAGAAGCAGATCCAGCGCTGGGGTCGTGCGAAGCGGCTGGCGCTCATCGAGGGTCGGCTCGGTGAGCTGCCGGCGCTGGCGCGAGGACGGGATCGCTCGCCGCGGCGGTGA